In Xiphophorus couchianus chromosome 24, X_couchianus-1.0, whole genome shotgun sequence, a single genomic region encodes these proteins:
- the LOC114141165 gene encoding cystathionine beta-synthase-like, protein MPSVPSSKEAVTDPVCPHSARLHGQANGDAKLQEGSFPVAANEDSGKTIQINTKNPAVDRKWIRPDLPSRCTWSLEASKADSPHGHFSKSASPTILPDILHRIGDTPMVQINKIPKAFGVKCEILAKCEFFNAGGSVKDRISLRMVEDAERAGILKPGDTIIEPTSGNTGIGLALAAAVKGYRCIIVMPEKMSMEKVDVLRALGAEIVRTPTSARFDSPESHVGVAWRLKNEIPDSHILDQYRNPSNPLAHYDTTAEEILKQCDGKLDMLVAGAGTGGTITGIARKLKEKCPNIRIIGVDPEGSILAEPEEINKTDKTQYEVEGIGYDFIPTVLDRSVVDTWYKSNDEESFNMARLLIRDEGLLCGGSSGTAMAAAVKFAKELKEGQRCVVILPDSIRNYMSKFLSDKWMVQKGFLREEDIMVKKPWWWNLKVQSLNLSAPLTVLPTVSCQQTIKILKEKGFDQAPVVDNAGVILGMVTLGNMLSSILAGKIKLSDPVSKVLYKQFKQIRLNDNLGNLSRILEIDHFALVVHEQIQYLTSGSTALKQMVFGVVTAVDLLNFVTGRERRERSVSESTDEL, encoded by the exons ATGCCATCTGTTCCCTCATCCAAGGAGGCCGTCACAGACCCCGTGTGCCCTCACTCTGCCAGGCTGCACGGCCAGGCCAACGGAGATGCCAAGCTCCAAGAGGGCTCGTTTCCCGTCGCCGCCAACGAAGACTCCGGCAAAACCATtcagatcaacacaaagaacCCCGCTGTAGACAGGAAGTGGATCCGGCCAGACCTCCCCAGCCGCTGCACGTGGAGCCTGGAGGCCTCCAAAGCAGACTCGCCCCACGGACATTTTTCAAA GTCTGCCtcccccaccatccttccagacATCCTGCATCGGATCGGCGACACTCCCATGGTACAGATCAACAAGATCCCCAAAGCGTTTGGAGTCAAATGTGAAATAC tggCCAAGTGTGAGTTCTTCAACGCTGGAGGCAGCGTGAAGGACAGGATCAGCCTGCGGATGGTTGAAGATGCAGAGAGAGCGGGCATCCTCAAGCCTGGAGATACCATCATAGAGCCCACCTCTGGAAACACAG GTATCGGACTGGCCCTGGCTGCTGCTGTTAAAGGTTACCGCTGCATCATCGTCATGCCTGAGAAGATGAGCATGGAGAAG GTGGATGTGCTCAGAGCTCTCGGAGCTGAGATCGTCCGAACCCCCACCAGCGCTCGTTTCGATTCCCCCGAGTCTCACGTGGGCGTGGCTTGGCGCCTGAAGAACGAGATCCCAGACTCGCACATCCTGGACCAGTACCGTAACCCTAGCAACCCGCTGGCTCACTACGACACCACGGCCGAGGAGATCCTGAAGCAATGCGACG GTAAATTGGACATGCTGGTGGCCGGAGCAGGAACAGGAGGAACCATCACAGGCATCGCCCGCAAACTGAAGGAGAAATGCCCCAACATCAGA ATTATTGGTGTCGACCCAGAAGGTTCCATCCTGGCCGAGCCTGAGGAGATCAATAAGACCGATAAGACCCAGTACGAAGTGGAGGGAATTGGCTACGACTTCATCCCCACTGTCCTCGACAGATCA GTTGTTGATACTTGGTACAAATCCAACGATGAAGAGTCCTTCAATATGGCCCGCCTGCTCATCAGGGATGAAGGACTCCTATGTG GGGGCAGCTCTGGGACTGCCATGGCTGCAGCTGTGAAGTTCGCCAAAGAGCTGAAGGAGGGCCAGCGCTGCGTCGTCATCCTGCCGGACTCCATCCGCAACTACAT GTCAAAGTTCCTGAGTGATAAGTGGATGGTCCAGAAAGGCTTCCTGAGGGAGGAGGACATCATGGTGAAGAAGCCTTG GTGGTGGAACCTGAAGGTGCAGAGCCTGAACCTGTCGGCGCCGCTCACCGTCCTGCCGACCGTCAGCTGCCAGCAGACCATCAAGATCCTGAAGGAGAAGGGCTTCGACCAGGCGCCCGTGGTGGACAACGCTGG GGTGATTCTGGGCATGGTGACGCTGGGAAACATGCTGTCATCGATTCTCGCCGGGAAGATCAAGCTGTCCGATCCTGTCAGCAAAGTTCTCTACAAGCAGTTCAAACAG ATACGCCTGAATGATAATTTGGGAAACTTGTCTCGCATTCTGGAAATCGACCACTTTGCCCTGGTGGTGCATGAACAGATCCAAT ATCTGACCAGTGGCTCGACCGCTCTGAAGCAGATGGTTTTCGGCGTGGTGACAGCCGTCGACCTGCTCAACTTTGTCACTGGCCGGGAACGAAGAGAGCGCTCCGTGTCGGAGTCCACCGATGAGCTGTGA